One genomic window of Devosia salina includes the following:
- a CDS encoding EAL domain-containing protein — translation MRQLFALAICLAFALFGLAPALGFEVISVPEDVNAVNLSDVVEVVPGQGGRVQLSTAPDADGIIRRIEVLASDTETNPNFALIALRNDSDQQIQRLLVAPFFRLPGSGVFQPDLGESRITAVTPSAGIRPVRLSDPEADVFEVTLDPGATMTVIAELAGDDLAELYLWEPSAYRDYVNSFTLFRGVVLGVASLAAVFLTIMFVVKGRGVFPATAAFAWAVLAYLLIDFGLLGRILGLSANGMQPWRAAAEAGIATTLAGFLFIYLNLHRWHLRFIHLALGLAALFLALFLFAFFQPAIAATIARLVLALLGVSGFFLILLLALRGYDRAVLLVPTWIIFIAWLFYSWLVISGQVTNDVAQPAVGGGLVLIVMLLGFTAVQHAFSEGQVSIGTLSEVERRALALTGSGDFVFDWNIERDRVTVSDELATRLGEKRGALRGAIKRWLDRVHPDDRDRFRTAFDTLVELRRGKVSADMRVAGHDGNFRTFRMRVKPVLGGDGQVNRIVGTLQDVTEDRAARERLLHDAVHDSLTGLPNRQLFLDRLERALVRARTPGGTKPAVFLIDIDRFMELEERIGHSAADSVLLAISRRISRVMRPLDTVARIAGDQFAVILSSEQAAAKIAETAEQIRKALKAPFNFGDRDLVLTASIGVTIYDSNPSTAADVLRDAELAMYYAKRLGGDRIEAYRASARSIASYNKASEEDLERGLKQGELHVQFQPVMDIHSGQIAGAEALMRWTHPTRGMVTPEEFVPLAERSGQIEKLGRLAFEQAAAQAKDWMTTIGLPEGFFISVNLSPSQLATETLLADMRNLVSQDRDLAGHLKLEITESQVMTNPEHSAYMLEALRNMGLGLALDDFGTGHSSLSYLHRFPFDTIKIPAPFVRLGTDNGIAHTQAPIIRAIVALANDLDLMVVAEGVESLDEIERLRQLNCRYAQGFAFGAAMVGAELGKKLAAQMGK, via the coding sequence ATGCGTCAACTGTTTGCACTCGCGATCTGTCTTGCGTTCGCGCTGTTCGGCCTTGCGCCCGCTTTGGGCTTCGAGGTCATCTCGGTTCCCGAGGACGTCAATGCCGTCAATCTGTCCGACGTCGTCGAGGTGGTGCCGGGGCAGGGCGGGCGCGTTCAGCTGTCCACCGCACCGGACGCCGACGGCATCATCCGCCGCATTGAGGTGCTGGCCAGCGATACGGAAACCAACCCCAATTTCGCGCTGATTGCGCTGCGCAATGACAGCGACCAGCAGATCCAGCGCCTGCTGGTGGCGCCCTTCTTCCGCCTGCCGGGCTCGGGCGTGTTCCAGCCCGACCTGGGCGAGAGTCGCATCACCGCAGTCACGCCCAGCGCCGGCATTCGCCCGGTACGATTGAGCGATCCGGAAGCCGATGTGTTCGAGGTGACGCTCGACCCCGGCGCGACCATGACGGTGATCGCCGAACTGGCGGGCGACGACCTTGCCGAACTCTACCTCTGGGAACCGAGCGCCTATCGCGACTACGTCAACTCCTTCACCCTGTTCCGCGGCGTGGTTCTCGGCGTCGCCTCGCTGGCTGCGGTGTTCCTCACCATCATGTTCGTGGTCAAGGGTCGAGGCGTCTTCCCGGCGACGGCCGCCTTCGCCTGGGCCGTTCTGGCCTATCTGCTCATCGATTTCGGACTGTTGGGGCGCATCCTGGGGCTGTCGGCCAACGGCATGCAGCCCTGGCGCGCCGCAGCGGAGGCGGGTATTGCGACCACATTGGCCGGGTTCCTGTTCATCTATCTCAACCTGCACCGCTGGCACCTGCGCTTCATCCATCTGGCGCTTGGCCTGGCGGCGCTGTTCCTGGCGCTGTTCCTGTTCGCCTTCTTCCAGCCGGCCATAGCCGCCACCATCGCGCGGCTGGTGCTGGCACTGCTGGGTGTCTCGGGCTTCTTCCTCATCCTGCTGCTGGCCCTGCGCGGCTATGACCGCGCCGTTCTGCTGGTGCCCACCTGGATCATCTTCATCGCCTGGCTGTTCTATTCCTGGCTGGTGATCTCAGGCCAGGTGACCAATGACGTGGCCCAGCCCGCCGTCGGCGGGGGCCTGGTGCTTATCGTGATGCTGCTTGGATTCACTGCGGTGCAGCACGCCTTCTCGGAGGGGCAGGTGTCCATCGGCACGCTAAGCGAGGTGGAACGCCGCGCCCTTGCACTGACCGGCTCGGGCGATTTCGTCTTCGACTGGAACATCGAGCGCGACCGCGTCACCGTCAGCGACGAACTGGCGACGCGGCTGGGGGAAAAGCGTGGGGCCCTGCGCGGCGCCATCAAGCGCTGGCTCGACCGCGTCCATCCCGACGATCGCGACCGCTTCCGCACCGCCTTCGATACGCTGGTGGAACTGCGCCGCGGCAAGGTTTCGGCGGATATGCGCGTCGCCGGGCACGACGGCAATTTCCGCACCTTCCGGATGCGCGTCAAACCGGTGCTCGGCGGCGACGGGCAGGTCAATCGCATCGTCGGCACGCTGCAGGACGTGACCGAGGACCGCGCCGCGCGCGAACGCCTGCTCCACGATGCGGTGCATGACAGCCTCACGGGCCTGCCCAACCGGCAGCTCTTCCTTGACCGGCTCGAACGCGCGCTGGTGCGCGCCCGTACACCGGGCGGCACCAAGCCGGCTGTGTTCCTGATCGACATCGACCGCTTCATGGAACTCGAGGAACGTATCGGCCATTCGGCGGCCGATTCGGTGCTGCTGGCCATTTCGCGACGCATCTCACGCGTCATGCGCCCGCTCGACACCGTGGCCCGCATTGCCGGCGACCAGTTCGCGGTCATTCTCTCGTCCGAACAGGCGGCCGCCAAGATCGCCGAGACCGCCGAACAGATCCGCAAGGCATTGAAGGCGCCGTTCAACTTTGGCGACCGCGATCTGGTGCTGACGGCCTCGATCGGCGTCACCATCTATGACAGCAATCCCTCCACCGCCGCCGACGTGCTGCGCGATGCCGAACTCGCCATGTACTATGCCAAGCGCCTTGGCGGCGACCGTATCGAGGCCTATCGCGCCTCTGCCCGCTCCATCGCCTCTTACAACAAGGCCAGCGAGGAGGACCTGGAGCGTGGCCTGAAGCAGGGCGAACTGCATGTGCAGTTCCAGCCGGTCATGGATATCCATTCCGGTCAGATTGCCGGCGCCGAGGCGCTGATGCGCTGGACCCATCCGACGCGCGGCATGGTGACGCCAGAAGAATTCGTGCCGCTGGCCGAACGCTCGGGCCAGATCGAGAAGCTGGGCCGGCTGGCCTTCGAACAGGCGGCCGCCCAGGCCAAGGACTGGATGACCACCATCGGCCTGCCCGAGGGCTTCTTCATCTCGGTCAATCTCTCGCCAAGCCAGCTCGCGACCGAAACCCTCCTGGCCGACATGCGCAACCTGGTCTCCCAGGACCGCGACCTGGCCGGCCATCTCAAGCTCGAGATCACCGAAAGCCAGGTGATGACCAATCCCGAGCACTCCGCCTATATGCTCGAGGCCCTGCGCAATATGGGGCTGGGGTTGGCGCTCGACGATTTCGGCACCGGTCACTCATCACTGAGCTATCTGCACCGCTTCCCGTTCGACACCATCAAAATTCCCGCACCCTTCGTGCGGCTGGGAACCGACAACGGCATTGCCCACACCCAGGCGCCGATCATTCGCGCCATTGTGGCGCTGGCCAATGATCTCGACCTGATGGTGGTGGCCGAAGGCGTTGAAAGCCTCGACGAGATCGAGCGGCTGCGCCAGCTCAACTGCCGCTACGCGCAGGGCTTTGCCTTCGGTGCAGCCATGGTGGGGGCTGAACTGGGCAAGAAGCTCGCCGCACAGATGGGGAAATAG
- a CDS encoding YqgE/AlgH family protein: protein MNSLEGQFLVAMPDMADERFAESVILVVGHGEEGAMGLVVNHELANLRFADILDELDLGDPDAVIRLPDTIRDRAVMRGGPVERGRGFVLHSGDYHSGNTYKVTEDIGLTATLDILKAMAFGPAPRAALFALGCCGWSPGQLEDEIAANGWLTIPFNRELLFEVPVDRRYDQALASLHITRATLSSEAGHG from the coding sequence ATGAACAGCCTCGAAGGACAATTTCTGGTCGCCATGCCCGACATGGCCGATGAACGCTTCGCCGAAAGCGTCATTCTTGTTGTTGGCCATGGCGAGGAGGGCGCCATGGGGCTGGTCGTCAACCACGAACTGGCCAATCTGCGCTTTGCCGATATTCTGGACGAACTCGACCTGGGTGATCCGGACGCCGTCATTCGCCTGCCCGACACGATCCGCGATCGGGCGGTGATGCGTGGCGGCCCGGTCGAAAGAGGGCGCGGCTTTGTGCTGCATTCCGGCGACTACCATAGCGGCAACACCTACAAGGTTACCGAGGATATCGGGCTGACCGCGACGCTCGACATTCTCAAAGCCATGGCGTTCGGCCCGGCGCCGCGTGCGGCCTTGTTCGCCCTGGGATGCTGCGGCTGGTCGCCGGGGCAGTTGGAAGACGAAATCGCCGCCAATGGCTGGCTGACCATCCCGTTCAACCGCGAGCTGTTGTTCGAGGTCCCGGTGGACCGTCGCTATGACCAGGCCCTGGCCAGCCTTCACATCACGCGCGCCACGCTGAGCTCGGAAGCCGGACACGGCTGA
- a CDS encoding protein-disulfide reductase DsbD domain-containing protein: MRIQPALALCLFAAGLPAHAGETPWQELAPGVSIRLISAGPVDTDGKALLALEIDMPDDTKTYWRVPGETGLPTELDFSASTGIAGHTIHWPYPLRDQSGGYLDYVYYGHTVLPFELDVTDPAGRVDVSATLGVCSDVCVPAQARLVLPLGGDANDPAHALRIRQALADVPIAWDRGEEPAGAVEILEDGSALAVEIDSDVIEPGSLIVSGPPGAPLFGVPQKSPQENLVLLPIMGKTDNSALEGMQVDLSFMTAMGAYEVSRTIEAGTEASVDALGQ, from the coding sequence ATGCGTATCCAGCCTGCCCTCGCCCTGTGTCTTTTCGCTGCCGGCCTGCCTGCCCATGCGGGAGAAACCCCATGGCAGGAGCTCGCCCCGGGTGTCTCCATCCGGCTGATCAGCGCCGGACCCGTCGATACGGACGGCAAGGCGCTGCTGGCGCTGGAAATCGACATGCCGGACGACACCAAGACCTATTGGCGCGTGCCTGGCGAAACGGGCCTGCCCACCGAACTCGACTTCTCCGCATCGACCGGCATTGCCGGGCACACCATCCACTGGCCCTATCCGCTGCGAGACCAGAGCGGGGGCTATCTCGACTATGTCTATTATGGGCACACGGTGCTGCCTTTCGAGCTCGACGTCACCGACCCGGCCGGTCGGGTGGACGTGTCCGCGACCCTCGGGGTTTGTTCGGATGTCTGCGTGCCGGCCCAGGCGCGGCTGGTGCTGCCACTGGGTGGGGACGCAAATGATCCAGCCCATGCGCTGCGCATTCGCCAGGCCTTGGCCGACGTGCCGATTGCCTGGGATCGGGGCGAGGAACCGGCTGGCGCGGTCGAAATTCTCGAGGACGGCTCGGCTCTTGCGGTGGAGATCGACAGCGACGTCATCGAACCTGGCAGTCTCATTGTCTCCGGCCCGCCGGGTGCGCCGCTCTTCGGAGTGCCGCAAAAAAGCCCTCAAGAGAACCTAGTGCTGCTTCCCATCATGGGCAAAACCGACAATAGTGCTCTTGAGGGCATGCAGGTTGACCTGTCCTTCATGACTGCGATGGGTGCCTATGAAGTCAGCCGGACAATAGAAGCCGGCACCGAAGCGAGTGTTGACGCGCTGGGCCAGTAG
- a CDS encoding peroxiredoxin produces the protein MIERGNPVPSVGIKLVTAAGVEDTMSDAALGQGTIVLFSVPGAFTPTCHVNHLPGFVANAAKLRAAGVDRIVCAATNDHHVMKAWGEAAGALDEIDFLADGNGALAEAMGIAKDLSGAGMGKRFARAAMIIRDGVVDAVFVEDAPGVTASGAPAILMALEAAA, from the coding sequence ATGATCGAACGCGGCAATCCGGTCCCCTCTGTCGGGATCAAGCTCGTGACTGCGGCCGGTGTCGAAGACACCATGAGCGATGCGGCACTGGGGCAGGGCACAATCGTGCTGTTTTCGGTGCCGGGTGCTTTCACCCCCACCTGCCATGTCAACCATCTGCCGGGCTTCGTGGCCAATGCCGCCAAGCTGCGCGCGGCCGGCGTCGATCGGATCGTCTGCGCCGCCACCAATGACCATCACGTGATGAAGGCCTGGGGCGAAGCGGCCGGTGCGCTGGACGAAATCGACTTTCTCGCCGACGGCAATGGTGCCCTGGCCGAGGCCATGGGCATCGCCAAGGACCTCTCGGGTGCCGGCATGGGCAAGCGCTTCGCGCGGGCCGCCATGATCATCCGCGATGGCGTTGTCGACGCCGTTTTTGTCGAGGATGCGCCGGGGGTTACGGCCAGTGGCGCCCCTGCCATTCTCATGGCTCTCGAAGCCGCCGCCTAA